In a single window of the Leptospira sanjuanensis genome:
- a CDS encoding ethanolamine ammonia-lyase subunit EutB: MEYRTRIQNRHYQFGDLKNLLAKASPLRSGDILAGIAAASYEERVAAQMILADLPLSVFLEEPLIPYEEDEVTRLILDHHDRNSFSKISSKSVGEFREFLLSEKTDSEVLKSLVFGIIPEMAAAVSKLCSIQDLVAISKKCRVVTKFRNTIGLPGRISARLQPNHPTDDLKGISAGILDGLLLGSGDAVIGINPATDNLPSVHSLLNLLDALIQKYEIPTQSCVLSHVTTTLELIRRGAPVDLVFQSVGGSQKLNESFGINLQLLSEAREAALSLKRGTVGDNVMYFETGQGAGLSADAHWGVDQQTLEARAYAVAREFSPLLVNTVVGFIGPEYLYNGKQIIRAGMEDHFCGKLLGLPMGVDVCYTNHAEADGDDMDTLLTLLGVAGCNYIMGVPGADDVMLSYQSTSFHDALYLRQVLGLKPAPEFEEWLLKKGILDSDLIPMDETLQTGLLSDLDSLAG; the protein is encoded by the coding sequence GTGGAATACAGAACCAGGATTCAAAATCGCCATTATCAATTCGGAGATCTGAAGAATCTTCTCGCAAAGGCGAGTCCTCTACGTTCGGGGGATATTCTCGCGGGGATCGCCGCCGCGAGTTACGAAGAACGGGTCGCGGCACAGATGATTCTCGCCGATCTTCCTTTGTCCGTATTTCTGGAAGAACCTTTGATCCCATACGAAGAAGACGAAGTAACGCGCCTGATTCTGGATCATCACGATCGGAATTCGTTTTCCAAGATCTCTTCGAAGAGCGTGGGAGAATTCCGCGAATTTTTGTTAAGCGAAAAGACCGACTCGGAGGTTTTGAAAAGTTTAGTCTTCGGCATCATTCCCGAAATGGCGGCGGCCGTTTCCAAACTTTGTTCGATCCAGGATCTCGTTGCGATCTCTAAAAAGTGCAGGGTCGTTACGAAATTTCGAAATACGATCGGTCTTCCGGGGCGAATTTCCGCAAGACTCCAACCCAATCATCCCACCGACGATTTGAAAGGAATTTCTGCGGGAATTTTAGACGGACTTCTTTTAGGAAGCGGGGACGCGGTGATCGGAATCAATCCGGCGACGGACAATCTTCCATCGGTTCATTCTTTGCTGAATCTACTGGACGCGCTCATTCAAAAATACGAAATCCCGACGCAGAGTTGCGTTCTCAGTCACGTTACCACCACTCTCGAATTGATCCGCAGAGGCGCACCGGTGGATCTCGTTTTTCAATCGGTGGGAGGAAGTCAAAAGCTCAACGAAAGTTTCGGGATCAATCTCCAATTGTTAAGCGAAGCGAGAGAAGCGGCGCTTTCCCTCAAACGCGGAACGGTCGGAGACAACGTGATGTATTTCGAAACCGGTCAAGGCGCCGGTCTTTCCGCGGACGCACATTGGGGAGTCGATCAACAAACGTTGGAAGCGCGGGCGTATGCGGTCGCGAGAGAATTCTCCCCTTTGCTCGTAAATACGGTCGTTGGTTTTATCGGACCCGAATACTTATACAACGGAAAACAAATTATCAGAGCGGGAATGGAAGATCATTTCTGCGGAAAACTTTTGGGACTTCCTATGGGAGTCGACGTTTGTTATACGAACCACGCGGAAGCGGACGGGGACGACATGGACACGTTACTCACTCTTTTGGGAGTCGCGGGCTGCAATTACATTATGGGCGTTCCGGGGGCGGACGACGTTATGCTTTCTTATCAGAGCACTTCCTTTCACGACGCGTTGTATCTAAGACAAGTCCTCGGTTTAAAACCCGCACCCGAGTTCGAAGAATGGCTTTTGAAGAAGGGAATCTTGGATTCCGATTTGATTCCTATGGATGAAACATTACAGACCGGACTTTTATCCGATTTGGATAGTCTGGCGGGTTGA